The sequence below is a genomic window from Acidobacteriota bacterium.
GCCATGAGAAGGAACCGTGCCTCGAAGCCTCCCCCTCCCAACCCCTCCGAGAACACCGCGCGCAGGAGGCCGAGGTATGCCGCGAGGACCGCCTGCGCGAACGGCAGCGTGCGCTTCCACCGATAAGACGCCGCCGCGACGGCGGCCGCGACGGCGAGGAGCGCGGCGAGCCACACCCCCCAGTCGAGCGGCGATCCGAAGACGCCCGACAGCAGGCCGCCGAAGACGAGGAGGGCGCCCGCGTTCACCCAGACGTCCTCGAAGTGCGCCTTCTTCCCCGCGCGAGCTGTGACGATTCCGACGGCCGCGAAGAGCGCGCCCGTCGCGAGCGCCTCCCAGCGGAGCCGCGCGACGTCTCCCGGGCCGAGCGACGCGTGTGCGACGCTGAGCGCGAGGCCGCGCCACGCCGCGAAGGACGCGAGAGCGAGCGAGAGGAGCATCCGCGAGTCGAACCGGTAGGCGAGGGCGCCGTAGAAGAGGGCGACGACGAGGAGGTGCAGCGGCCACGCCGGGCCGAGCAGGCGCGTCTGCGCCTCCACCCACGCGAGGTCGGCCGCCGCGAGGAGCGCGCCGAGGAGGAGGACGTAGTCGAACGCGGCGTGCGTCGAGGCCGCTTCCCCCCACGACGGCGGCGCGGCCTTCCGCCAGGCCCACGCGAGACACGCGCCCGCCGCGAGGCCCACGGCCCCGGCGATCGCCGACGGGCCGATGCGGTCGACGTTTTCCTTCAGAAAGAGCCCGACGCCCGACACCAGAAGCACGACGCCGAGGTAGAGCGCGGCGCGCAGCTCGGCGCGAACCGAAACCAACTCGCCCCGCGCCACCCGCCCGGGACGGTCGCCCTCCTCGTCCGTCAGGACGCCGGCGGCGTTGAGAGCCGAGACGGCTTCGGCGACCTCGGGGCTCGCGCTCATCGCGGGTCCAGCATACGGCGGAAACCGTTCGCCTGCGTTACAGTAGAGGGCGCATGGCATTGCGAATCGTCGTCGTGGGCGCCGGGGGGCAGCTCGGTCAGGCACTGGTGCGCGAGCTGCGAAAGACCGGCCACGAGGTCGCCGCCCTGACGCGCGCCGCGCTCGACGTCACCCAGCGCTTCGCCGTCCTCGACCGCGTCGCGAAGCTCCAGCCCGAGGTCATCGTGAACGCGACCGTCCTCGGGGTCGACGCCTCGGAGGACGACCCGAAACTGGCGCTCTCCGTGAACGCGTTCGCGGTGAGGAGCCTCGCGGACGTCGCCCGCTCCGCCGGTGCGGCGCTCGTCCAGTACTCGTCCGACTACGTCTTCGACGGCGCCGCCACGGCGCCCTATCGCGAAACCGACAAGCCCAACCCCGTGAACGTGTACGGCGCGACGAAGCTCCTCGGAGAGATCTACGCGCAGAACGCGCCGCGCGGGTACGTGATCCGCGTCGAGGGCCTCTTCGGAACGCCCGGCAGCAAGGGGACGATCGACAAGATGATCGCCGAGGCGAAGCAGGGCCGGACGATCACGGCGTTCTACGACCGCAAGGTCTCCCCCATCCACGTGGACGACGTCGCGGCCGCGACGCGGCGGCTCGTCGAGAAGAAGGCGGCCGCGGGGATCTACCACTGTGTGAACTCGGGGTTCGCGACGTGGCACGAGATCGCGCTCGAGATCGTGCGCCTCGCTGCGAGCCCGTCCAACGTGATCCCGGCGTCGCTGGAGCGCTCCGGGCTGCGCACGGCGCGCCCGCTCTTCTCGGCGCTGTCGAACGAGAAGCTTGCGAACGCCGGCATCGACCTCCCGCCCTGGCAGTCCGCGCTCGAGCGCGCGGTCCGCGAAGCGCCCACGCCGGCGAAGCCGACCTCGGGCGTCCGGCCGCGGGCCTGAAGCGTCAGCGCCCGGTCAGAACCACGAACGCCCAGTTCGCCGCGAGCGCGAGGCCGGCGGCGGCGCCGGCCCAGCGGGGCGGCGCGCCGTCCGGGACGCCCTGCCCGCGGAGCGCGAGGACGAGCGCGACGAGGCCGCCCCCGAAGAAAACCGCCACAGCGAGCGTGACGAGCGGGTTCCACGCGAGGGCCGCGAAGGCGTCGAGCCGCGCGAGCGCGAGGAGCGCGCGCGTCCCGCCGCACGTCGGGCAGGGGACGCCCGTGATCGCGCGGAACGCGCAGACGGGCGCGCCCGCCGCGAGATCGCGCGCGAACGGGGCGGCCGCGGCGCAGAAGAGCGCCGCGCCGCCCCAGAGAAACGCGAGCTGGCGTCCGGGGGTCACGCTACCGGTTGAACGCCGAGAAAAGAGCGGCCCCGGCAAAAATCATCCCGATCGCGGCGCAGCCGCAGCACAGGACGACCGGCAGGAGGATGCCCATCAACGCCTTGCCCTGGTTCGCCTTGTGGAGCTGCTGGACGCCCAGCATCATCAGGTAGATCCGCCAGACGAGCGCCACGAGCCCGCCGACGAACGGGATCACGTAGGCGATGTGCGCGATCGACGAGTACGACACGACGCGGAACGTGCCCTCGAACTGCGACTTCGAGCCTGCGAGCGCTCCCACGATCATGAACGAGACGTGGAAGATCGCGCTGCCGATGAAGAGCCCGATCACGATGAAGATCGGCGCGAGGATGATGTTCGCGATGAGGCCGCCGCCGCCCATTCCCATCGCCCCGAAGCGGCTGTACTGGGCCGGCAGCATCTTCATCAGCCCGGCCCCGAACATCGTGCTCCACACGGCGTTGAAGATGGCGCCCACCCAGGCGACGATCAGCGCGAAGAGCAGCGGGCGCGTGTAGTCGCCCGTCTCGCGCGTGCGCGCCCAGGCCTGCTCGGGCGCCGTGATGAAGAGCTTCGCGGTGTCCAGGAACGACTCGGGGCCGATCGCCTGCGTCTCCCAGGCGAGGCCGGAGCCGGCGGGCATGAACGGCGGCGGGCCCTGTGGCGGAGGTGGAGGCGGCGGCGGATATCCGGATCCGGGCGGCGGAACGCTCGACATGGAGTCCTCCTCTCGATTGGTCGTCTCGCATCCTAACGCCGCTAGGCTGCCGTGCGTAGTTGCGGGAAGATTGGGCCATGCGCATGCCGTTCCACCGTCCCGCCCTTCTCGCCGCCATCCTCGTCTCCGTCGCTTCCACCGCCCTCGCGGTCGAGGCCCCTCCGGCAAAAAAGGCCTTCGGCGTCGACGACCTCTGGGCCGTCAAAAGGGTCGGTGCCCCTGTGCTCGCGCCCGACGGCACGCGCGCGGCATACGCCGTCACGGCCTACGAAGGCGACGAGATGAAGGCGAACGCGGACCTTTACCTCGTGGACGTCGCCTCCGGCGCGTCGCGCCGCCTGACGGCGAACAAGGCCTCCGACACGTCGCCCGCCTTCAGCCCGGACGGCAGGCGCCTCGCGTTCCTCTCCAAGCGCGAGGGCGACGCCGCCGCCCAGCTCTACGTCCTGCCGCTCGACGGCGGCGAGGCCGAGCGCCTGACGGACATGCCCACCGCGGTCGCGAACCCGAAGTGGTTCCCGGACGGCACGCGCATCGCGTTCCTCGCGAACGTCGTCGCCGGAGCGGAGTCGCCGGAAGAGACGAAGAAGGCACTCGAGAAGCGCGAGAAGAACCCCGTCAAGGCGCGCACCAGCGAAAACCGCCTCTTCCGCTATTGGGACCACTGGCTCACGGACGGCGAGTACCCGCACCTCTTCGTCGTGGACGTCGCCACGAAGAAGGTCACGGACCTCACGCCCGGCAGCAAGCGCTACTTCGGCCTCGACGAGGGCGGGTCGTTCGACATTTCGCCCGACGGCAAGTCCGTCGTCTTCGCCGCGAACAGCACGCCCGAGCCGTACGCGACGCTCAACTGGGATTTGTTCCTCGTCCCGGCCTCGGGCGGCGAGGTGAAGAACCTCACGCCCGCCCGCGAGGGCGAGGACGTGAGCCCGGTCTTTTCGCCGGACGGGAAGACGATTGCCTTCGGCACGCAGCTCAAGGCCGACGGCTGGCCCGACTACACGCGTCTCGCGCTCCTCGACGTCGCGACGGGCAAGGTCGCGCTCCTGACGGACGGCTGGGAGAACTCGTGCGGCGGCTGGAAGTTCGCGCAGGACGGAAAGTCGATCGTCTTCACGGCCGAGGTGCGCGCGCGGACGAACCTTTACGCGCTCCCCGTCACCGGCGGGACACCGCGCCTCGTCTGGAAGGGCGGCACGGCCGCCGGCCCGTCCGTCACTCCGGGCGGCGAGGTCGTCTTCCAGCGCCACGACCTGAATCACCCGCCCGAGATCGCCGCGGCGAAGCTCGACGGGACAGGCTTCCGGATGCTCACGCACGTCAACGACGCGCTCGTCGCGACATGGAACCTCGGCGCCGTCGAGGAGATGACCTTCAAGGGCGCTGCGGGCGACGACGTCCAGATGTTCGTCGTGGCCCCGCCGGGAGCCGAGGCCGGGAAGAAGTACCCGCTCGTCCAGCTCATCCACGGCGGGCCGATCGGGACGTTCGGGGACGCGTTCTCGTTCCGCTGGCACCCGCACGCGTTCGCGGCGCCGGGCTACGTGGTCGCGATGGTGAACTTCCACGGCTCGTCCAGCTTCGGGCAGAAGTGGGTCGAGTCGATCCTCGGCGCCCACCCGGACAAGCCGTTCACGGACGTCATGAAGGCGACGGACGTCCTGATCGCGCAGGGGCGCGTGGACGCCTCGCGCATGGCGGCGGCCGGCGGCTCTTACGGCGGCTTCCTCGTGAACTGGATCGCGGGCCACACGGACCGCTTCAAGTGCCTCGTCTCGCACGCGGGCGTCTACGACCTCATGGCGCAGTACGCGTCGGACGCGACCTACGGCCGGCACCACTCCTACGGCGGCACGCCGTCAACGAACCGCGACGCCGTGGAAAAGTGGAGCCCGAACCGCTACGCGGCCGCGTTCAGGACTCCCGTGCTCATCGTGCACGGCGAGAAGGACTACCGCGTGCCGATCGGGCAGGGCCTAGAGTTCTACGGCACGCTCACGGCCAAGGGCGTCCCGGCGCGCCTCGTCTACTTCCCGGACGAGAACCACTGGGTCCTCAAGGGCCCGAACGCGAAGCTCTGGTACGGAGAGGTCCTCGGCTGGTTCGACCGCTGGATGAAGTAGGCCCGTGAAATACGCGACCCTCGGCCGCACCGGCGTCACGGTCTCGCGCCTCGCGCTCGGGTGCATGTCGTACGGGGATCCGGCGTGGCGCCCGTGGGTGCTGACGGAGGAGCAGGCGCAGCCGTTCTTCCGGCGCGCCCTCGAGGCCGGGATCAACTTCTTCGACACGGCCGACATGTACTCGATGGGCGTCAGCGAGGAAATCACCGGGCGCGCGCTCCGGAATTACGGGCGGATGGAGGAGATCGTCCTCGCGACGAAGGTCCACTTCCCGATGTCGAAGAGCCCGAACATGGGCGGCCTCTCGAGAAAGCACGTCGTCCAGGGCTGCGAGGCGAGCCTCAGGCGCCTCGGCGTCGAGACGATCGACCTCTACCAGATCCACCGCTGGGACGGCTCCGTGCCGATCGACGAGACGCTCGCGGCGCTCGACCAGCTCGTCGCGCAGGGCAAGGTGCGCTATCTGGGCGCCAGCTCGGGCCCGGCGTACAAGCTCGCAAAGGCGCTCGCGCTCTCGGACGCGCGCGGCTGGGCGCGCTTTGCCTCCATGCAGAATCACTACAACCTCCTCTACCGCGAGGAGGAGCGCGAGATGCTGCCGCTCTGCCGCGAGGAGGGGATCGCCGTGATCCCCTGGTCCCCTCTCGCCCGCGGCCTCCTCGCCGGCACCCGCGCGAGCGCGCAGGCCGCCGCCACGACGGCTCGCGGCGCCGCCGACGACTACACCGGGAGGCTCTACGACTCCCCGTCGGACGCGGAGGTGATCGAGGCCGTCCGCAAGGTCGCCGCCGCCCGAGGCTGTCCGCCCGCGGAGGTCGCGCTCGCCTGGCTCCTCTCCCGGCCGGGCGTCACCGCGCCCATCGTCGGGGCGACGAAGATCGAGCACCTCGAGGCCGCGCTGAAAGCCGTCGACACGGTCCTCTCGGACGACGAGGTTGCCGCTCTCGAAGCGCCGTACCGGCCGCACGGCGTCCGCGGTTTCGCGTGAGGTCCGGATGGGCGCGGAGCGTCCGTTCGTGATCCAATAACGCGACCGGCTCGCACACAATGTTTCCGTCCAGCGCTCTCTGGGCTCTCGCCGCGGCCGCCCTCGCCCTGGGGGCGTGGCTGCTCCATCGGTATCGCGTTTCCCGCCTCGTCCGCCGCGAGCGCGAGCTCACGCACGAGCTGAGGGAGAAGACGCTCGAGCTGAGGGAGAAGACCGCCGAGCTCGAGCAGTCGAACGCCCTCCTCGCCGAGACCTCTCTCACGGACAAGCTCACGGGCCTCAAGAACCCGCGCTTCGTCGAGGCGGCGATCGGGATGCTCCTCGCGCCGGCACGCAAGCCCGTGCGCGACCCCGAGCAGCGAACCGAGTGCGTCGCGATCCTCCTCGCCGACGTCGACGGCCTCGACGACGTCAACGACGCCTTCGGAGGCGAAGGCGGCGACGCGGTTCTCCAGGCCGTCGCGGACGCGATCTCCGCCTCGGTGCGCGGCGGCACGGTCGTCGCCCGCTGGAGCGGCGACGAATTCCTCATCGTCGCGCGCGTGCGGTTCGGCGGCGAGGCCGGCGCCCTCGCCGTGCGCCTGAGACACGCCGTCGCCTCGTGGGTGAAAGCCGGCCCGGGCGACGGCGCGAAGCCCGTCACGATCTCGATCGGTTTCTCGGTAGAGCCGCTCATGCGCGCGCGGCCGCACCTCGCCTCCTTCCGCGACCACCTCCAGCTCGCGAGCGGCGCGCTCCGGCGCGCCAAGGCCGCCGGGGGGAACCTCGCGTGCGGCTGGCGCGTGAACGACGAGGCCCTCGAGGCCGCGATCTCCCTCCACGGCGAGCCCGGGGCCGTGCGCGTCCTCCGAAAGCCGGACGAGGCCGAGGCCGCGGGTCTCATCTCGCCCGCGCTCGAGCACCGCGAAGGCTGACGCGCTCAGCCCGGGATCAGAAGGATCTTCCCGGCCGTCCCGCGCCCCTCGAGCGCCCGGTGGGCGGCGGCGGCGGCGGCGAGCGGAAGCTCGCGGTCGATCCGGAGCGGGAGCGAGCCCTCCTGGACCCAGCCGAGGACGTCCGCGGCCCGCGCGAGCAGCTCCTCGCGCGACGCGACGTAGGCGAAGAGCGAGGGACGCGTCAGGAAGATCGAGCCCTTCGTGTTCAGGATCTGCGGGTCGATGGCGGGGGCCGCCCCGCTCGACTGGCCGAAGAGCGCCATCGTCCCGCGCGGGACGAGGACGTCGAGGCCTTTCTCGAACGTGGTCTTCCCGACGGAGTCGAAGACGGCCGCGACGCCCTTGCCGCCCGTCAGCCGTTTCGTTTCGGCGACGAAATCCTGCTCCGTGTAGAGGATGACCTCATCGGCGCCGGCCGCCCGCGCGAGCGCGGCCTTCTCCGGCGTCGAAACGGTGCCGATGACACGCGCGCCGCGCTTCTTTGCGATCGCGCAGAGAAGGAGTCCCACGCCGCCCGCGGCGGCGTGGACGAGGCACGTGTCGCCGGGGCCGAGCGGACGCGTCGACGTCGCGAGGTAGTGCGCCGTCATGCCCTGCAGCATCGCCGCGCACGCCTGCCGGGTCGTCACCCCGTCCGGAACCCGCACGAGACGCGCCGCGGCGACGAGGGCGCGCTCGGCGTACGCGCCCTGCG
It includes:
- the rfbD gene encoding dTDP-4-dehydrorhamnose reductase, whose amino-acid sequence is MALRIVVVGAGGQLGQALVRELRKTGHEVAALTRAALDVTQRFAVLDRVAKLQPEVIVNATVLGVDASEDDPKLALSVNAFAVRSLADVARSAGAALVQYSSDYVFDGAATAPYRETDKPNPVNVYGATKLLGEIYAQNAPRGYVIRVEGLFGTPGSKGTIDKMIAEAKQGRTITAFYDRKVSPIHVDDVAAATRRLVEKKAAAGIYHCVNSGFATWHEIALEIVRLAASPSNVIPASLERSGLRTARPLFSALSNEKLANAGIDLPPWQSALERAVREAPTPAKPTSGVRPRA
- a CDS encoding DUF2157 domain-containing protein, encoding MSASPEVAEAVSALNAAGVLTDEEGDRPGRVARGELVSVRAELRAALYLGVVLLVSGVGLFLKENVDRIGPSAIAGAVGLAAGACLAWAWRKAAPPSWGEAASTHAAFDYVLLLGALLAAADLAWVEAQTRLLGPAWPLHLLVVALFYGALAYRFDSRMLLSLALASFAAWRGLALSVAHASLGPGDVARLRWEALATGALFAAVGIVTARAGKKAHFEDVWVNAGALLVFGGLLSGVFGSPLDWGVWLAALLAVAAAVAAASYRWKRTLPFAQAVLAAYLGLLRAVFSEGLGGGGFEARFLLMALLGGAALVTIFLAHRRMRIP
- a CDS encoding aldo/keto reductase codes for the protein MKYATLGRTGVTVSRLALGCMSYGDPAWRPWVLTEEQAQPFFRRALEAGINFFDTADMYSMGVSEEITGRALRNYGRMEEIVLATKVHFPMSKSPNMGGLSRKHVVQGCEASLRRLGVETIDLYQIHRWDGSVPIDETLAALDQLVAQGKVRYLGASSGPAYKLAKALALSDARGWARFASMQNHYNLLYREEEREMLPLCREEGIAVIPWSPLARGLLAGTRASAQAAATTARGAADDYTGRLYDSPSDAEVIEAVRKVAAARGCPPAEVALAWLLSRPGVTAPIVGATKIEHLEAALKAVDTVLSDDEVAALEAPYRPHGVRGFA
- a CDS encoding quinone oxidoreductase: MKAIRVHAPGGPEALRYEDVPDPAPKTGEALVRIEAVGVNFIEVYFRTGVYKPAALPFTLGSEAAGVVEAVGPGVTEVAPGDRVATVNAQGAYAERALVAAARLVRVPDGVTTRQACAAMLQGMTAHYLATSTRPLGPGDTCLVHAAAGGVGLLLCAIAKKRGARVIGTVSTPEKAALARAAGADEVILYTEQDFVAETKRLTGGKGVAAVFDSVGKTTFEKGLDVLVPRGTMALFGQSSGAAPAIDPQILNTKGSIFLTRPSLFAYVASREELLARAADVLGWVQEGSLPLRIDRELPLAAAAAAHRALEGRGTAGKILLIPG
- a CDS encoding YIP1 family protein, whose translation is MSSVPPPGSGYPPPPPPPPQGPPPFMPAGSGLAWETQAIGPESFLDTAKLFITAPEQAWARTRETGDYTRPLLFALIVAWVGAIFNAVWSTMFGAGLMKMLPAQYSRFGAMGMGGGGLIANIILAPIFIVIGLFIGSAIFHVSFMIVGALAGSKSQFEGTFRVVSYSSIAHIAYVIPFVGGLVALVWRIYLMMLGVQQLHKANQGKALMGILLPVVLCCGCAAIGMIFAGAALFSAFNR
- a CDS encoding DUF2752 domain-containing protein, giving the protein MTPGRQLAFLWGGAALFCAAAAPFARDLAAGAPVCAFRAITGVPCPTCGGTRALLALARLDAFAALAWNPLVTLAVAVFFGGGLVALVLALRGQGVPDGAPPRWAGAAAGLALAANWAFVVLTGR
- a CDS encoding GGDEF domain-containing protein, with amino-acid sequence MFPSSALWALAAAALALGAWLLHRYRVSRLVRRERELTHELREKTLELREKTAELEQSNALLAETSLTDKLTGLKNPRFVEAAIGMLLAPARKPVRDPEQRTECVAILLADVDGLDDVNDAFGGEGGDAVLQAVADAISASVRGGTVVARWSGDEFLIVARVRFGGEAGALAVRLRHAVASWVKAGPGDGAKPVTISIGFSVEPLMRARPHLASFRDHLQLASGALRRAKAAGGNLACGWRVNDEALEAAISLHGEPGAVRVLRKPDEAEAAGLISPALEHREG
- a CDS encoding S9 family peptidase, with protein sequence MRMPFHRPALLAAILVSVASTALAVEAPPAKKAFGVDDLWAVKRVGAPVLAPDGTRAAYAVTAYEGDEMKANADLYLVDVASGASRRLTANKASDTSPAFSPDGRRLAFLSKREGDAAAQLYVLPLDGGEAERLTDMPTAVANPKWFPDGTRIAFLANVVAGAESPEETKKALEKREKNPVKARTSENRLFRYWDHWLTDGEYPHLFVVDVATKKVTDLTPGSKRYFGLDEGGSFDISPDGKSVVFAANSTPEPYATLNWDLFLVPASGGEVKNLTPAREGEDVSPVFSPDGKTIAFGTQLKADGWPDYTRLALLDVATGKVALLTDGWENSCGGWKFAQDGKSIVFTAEVRARTNLYALPVTGGTPRLVWKGGTAAGPSVTPGGEVVFQRHDLNHPPEIAAAKLDGTGFRMLTHVNDALVATWNLGAVEEMTFKGAAGDDVQMFVVAPPGAEAGKKYPLVQLIHGGPIGTFGDAFSFRWHPHAFAAPGYVVAMVNFHGSSSFGQKWVESILGAHPDKPFTDVMKATDVLIAQGRVDASRMAAAGGSYGGFLVNWIAGHTDRFKCLVSHAGVYDLMAQYASDATYGRHHSYGGTPSTNRDAVEKWSPNRYAAAFRTPVLIVHGEKDYRVPIGQGLEFYGTLTAKGVPARLVYFPDENHWVLKGPNAKLWYGEVLGWFDRWMK